In Cicer arietinum cultivar CDC Frontier isolate Library 1 chromosome 1, Cicar.CDCFrontier_v2.0, whole genome shotgun sequence, one DNA window encodes the following:
- the LOC101498545 gene encoding uncharacterized protein yields the protein MASLRFSLISPARSLPHLKLGFPSKPQNPLISTLKTSFSTFRCISSRRLQTNQKLLTVSATNPNTGGEKSANEGSDVKETSNASQGPPLLTILAGIFVFFLVCWVIGSIGMWLISLIVNVPPPK from the exons ATGGCTTCTCTTAGATTCTCACTCATCTCACCTGCCAGATCACTCCCACACCTCAAATTAGGGTTTCCTTCCAAACCTCAAAATCCTCTCATTTCCACTCTCAAAACATCATTTTCCACCTTCAG ATGCATAAGCTCTAGAAGATTGCAAACAAATCAAAAACTATTGACTGTTTCTGCTACAAACCCCAACACTGGAGGTGAAAAATCTGCCAATGAAGGATCAGATGTAAAGGAAACTAGCAATGCTTCCCAGGGACCTCCTCTCCTTACTATTTTGGCTggaatatttgtatttttccTCGTTTGTTGGGTCATTGGATCCATTGGAATGTGGTTGATAAGCTTGATTGTTAATGTTCCCCCTCCAAAATAA
- the LOC101500149 gene encoding citrate synthase, mitochondrial, translated as MAFFRSVSALSKLRSHVGQQSSLANSVRWLQTQSSSNTDLYTEMKELVPEYQERVKKLKKDHGSVELGKITVDMVLGGMRGMTALVWLGSAVDPDEGIRFRNMTIPDCQKILPGAFPGGEPLPESVLWLLLTGKVPSKEQVDSLAQELRSRAKIPEYAYKAIDALPVKAHPMTQFSTGVMALQVESEFQKAYEGGIHKSKYWEPTYEDSMNLIARLPAIAAYIYRRIYKDGKIIPMDDSLDYGANYAHMLGFDDPEMLEFMRLYVSIHSDHEGGNVSSHTAHLVASPLSDPYLAFAAALNGLAGPLHGLANQEVLRWIRNIVKEFGTPDISKEQLSDYIHKTLSSGQVVPGYGHGVLRNTDPRYTCQREFALKHLPNDPLFQLVSKIKEVVPPILTKLGKVKNPWPNVDAHSGVLLNYYGLTEENYYTVLFGVARSLGVGPQLIWDRALGMPLERPKSVTLEKLEKLCGASS; from the exons ATGGCGTTCTTTAGAAGCGTTTCTGCGCTTTCTAAGCTTCGATCTCACGTG GGTCAACAATCTAGTCTCGCCAATTCAGTTAGATGGCTCCAAACTCAGAGCTCCAGTAACACG gATCTTTATACTGAGATGAAGGAGCTAGTTCCAGAGTATCAG GAACGTGTTAAGAAGCTGAAGAAAGATCATGGAAGTGTTGAATTGGGAAAAATCACAGTTGATATG GTACTTGGTGGAATGAGAGGAATGACAGCTTTAGTGTGGCTAGGCTCAGCTGTTGACCCAGATGAG GGAATTCGCTTTAGGAATATGACAATTCCTGACTGTCAAAAAATACTTCCGGGGGCTTTTCCTGGCGGGGAGCCTTTGCCCGAGTCCGTTCTGTGGCTTCTATTGACAGGAAAG GTACCAAGTAAAGAGCAAGTAGATTCGTTAGCCCAGGAATTGCGTAGTCGTGCGAAAATCCCAG aGTATGCTTACAAGGCAATTGATGCACTGCCTGTTAaagctcatccaatgacacaatttaGTACTGGTGTCATGGCCCTCCAG GTAGAGAGTGAATTTCAGAAGGCATACGAGGGTGGGATTCATAAGTCAAA GTATTGGGAGCCAACGTATGAGGATAGCATGAATTTAATTGCTCGTTTGCCTGCAATTGCTGCTTATATCTATCGGCG GATATACAAGGATGGAAAAATCATACCAATGGATGATTCTTTGGATTATGGTGCAAACTATGCTCACATGTTAGGATTTGATGATCCAGAAATGCTGGAGTTTATGAGGCTTTATGTTTCTATCCATAG TGATCATGAAGGTGGCAATGTTAGTTCTCACACAGCCCACCTA GTTGCTAGTCCACTATCAGATCCTTATCTTGCATTTGCAGCTGCTTTGAATGGTTTAGCTGGCCCACTGCATGGCTTAGCCAATCAG GAAGTTCTACGATGGATCAGAAATATAGTTAAGGAGTTTGGAACTCCAGACATAAGTAAAGAACAATTGAGCGATTACATTCATAAAACATTGAGCAGTGGCCAG GTTGTGCCTGGATATGGACATGGAGTTTTGCGCAATACAGATCCAAGATACACTTGCCAGAGGGAGTTTGCATTGAAGCATTTGCCTAATGATCCACTTTTCCAGCTG GTGTCAAAAATAAAAGAGGTTGTGCCTCCCATTTTGACCAAGTTAGGCAAG GTTAAAAATCCATGGCCTAATGTTGATGCTCACAGTGGAGTACTACTGAACTACTATGGTTTAACTGAGGAGAA CTATTATACCGTTCTCTTTGGTGTAGCTAGGAGTCTCGGAGTTGGCCCTCAG TTGATATGGGACCGGGCTCTTGGAATGCCACTTGAAAGGCCAAAAAGTGTCACCCTGGAGAAACTCGAGAAATTGTGTGGCGCATCATCCTGA